The proteins below are encoded in one region of Apium graveolens cultivar Ventura chromosome 4, ASM990537v1, whole genome shotgun sequence:
- the LOC141719519 gene encoding RAF-like serine/threonine-protein kinase 20: protein MTSEVPGTSGEKSKDYVEQADNRNGNNRLLLNISVQTGEEFSPEFLRDRVSPRGGIDMDQYKHRVGFYVDNNQPPDCNEKSGGSIEARRRRSLSNESMCDIATQSPATPVHKSNSPFSYQSSPACKSGSPNSYQRNFGYDDSGVLDGYSFSGKVKFLCSYGGRILPRPNDGKLRYVGGDTRIISFRENVTYMELMRKTFAICNQPHTIKYQLPGEDLDALISVSSDEDLLLMIDEYHDLQRSSQRLRIFLVTTNDSENSCPLDTRTVQHADADYQYVIAVNGMQDQSLHKSSSRESLTGYRGVNLDNSPTFRRDSPKFHPWENRDGGSSMNGNMMLSNLNPQVYNSPRHRGMPLVRLPSFSGPMQMKTQNNSPMKIYEVGTVEDGYEGSTQCASNRRENEKMYCHNQDIYLTELNHKDTPLIDLDPSSPLCNQGEDTQTDNYMLDKLAIHSENFRYQNKTDSLSDSKLPHSHREIAHFEMKHKDRPDYYLKKGIMASLSTSELERLPSDATSSLSREWRMQQSETTDLFTLQPSDARKTCIEWDEDMINFVANKDSLFGQNQNFSERNATEVGQTHGLVPRMKLENVHFDPNLRVKLHKSSRDGTDNSLKLNKDDRTVTNLLELSPVTDDVLAKVAYSYEEVMTHRQSGADIEKSTIYVESAQLENHDGSTMLRVPVVVEDVTDNLPPDVPSASGVVPFVQDEPSTSDTESELLDLDSEFKDPIGAEKGEFISETVLLEMEAGIYNLQIIRNADLEELQELGSGTYGTVYHGKWRGTDVAIKRIKKSCFAGRSSEQERLSKDFWREAQILSKLHHPNVVAFYGVVPDGPEGTLATVTEFMVNGSLRHVLVKKDRALDPRRKLMIARDAAFGMEYLHMKNIVHFDLKCDNLLVNLGDPRRPICKVGDFGLSRIKRNTLVSGGVRGTLPWMAPELLNGSSSRVSEKVDVYSFGIAMWEILTGEEPYANMHCGAIIGGIVNNALRPPIPTRCDAEWKKLMEECWSPDPASRPSFTEITNRLQVMSTAIQPKRHIPVKR, encoded by the exons ATGACAAGTGAAGTTCCTGGGACTTCAGGCGAAAAGTCTAAGGATTATGTTGAACAAGCAGATAACAGAAATGGGAATAATAGACTTCTACTTAACATATCAGTGCAAACTGGTGAAGAATTCTCACCTGAGTTTCTCAGAGACCGTGTCTCGCCACGTGGTGGCATTGATATGGATCAATATAAACACAGGGTGGGATTTTATGTTGATAATAATCAACCGCCTGATTGTAATGAAAAGAGTGGCGGTTCAATTGAAGCGAGAAGACGAAGATCATTGTCTAATGAAAGTATGTGTGATATAGCTACTCAAAGTCCTGCTACTCCTGTCCATAAGTCAAATTCTCCTTTTTCTTACCAGTCTTCACCAGCTTGTAAATCAGGTTCTCCTAACTCGTACCAGCGCAATTTTGGGTATGATGATTCTGGAGTTTTGGATGGTTACTCTTTCTCTGGAAAAGTGAAATTTCTTTGCAGCTATGGAGGAAGAATACTGCCAAGGCCTAATGATGGGAAGCTTAGATATGTAGGTGGTGACACACGTATCATATCATTTAGGGAAAATGTAACTTACATGGAACTCATGAGGAAAACTTTTGCAATCTGCAATCAGCCTCACACAATTAAATACCAGCTCCCTGGTGAAGATCTTGATGCACTTATTTCGGTATCGTCTGATGAGGACCTGCTTCTAATGATAGATGAATATCATGATCTTCAAAGAAGCTCTCAACGGCTGAGGATCTTTCTTGTAACTACTAATGACTCTGAAAACTCATGTCCTCTTGACACAAGGACAGTGCAACATGCTGATGCAGACTATCAATATGTTATCGCTGTCAATGGAATGCAAGACCAAAGTCTTCATAAAAGCTCAAGTAGAGAGAGCTTAACAGGTTATAGGGGAGTTAACTTGGATAATAGTCCAACATTTCGAAGAGATTcaccaaaatttcatccatgggAGAATCGGGATGGTGGAAGCTCCATGAACGGGAACATGATGCTTTCCAACCTAAATCCTCAGGTTTACAATTCACCACGTCATAGAGGGATGCCACTTGTCCGTTTGCCTTCATTTTCTGGTCCCATGCAGATGAAAACTCAGAACAATTCGCCTATGAAAATCTATGAGGTAGGTACAGTAGAAGACGGTTATGAAGGAAGCACTCAATGTGCTTCAAACAGAAGAGAAAATGAGAAAATGTATTGTCATAATCAAGACATATATTTAACAGAATTAAACCATAAGGACACCCCTCTTATTGACCTTGATCCATCTTCCCCGCTATGTAATCAAGGTGAAGATACCCAAACTGATAACTATATGCTCGACAAGTTGGCAATTCATTCTGAAAACTTTCGTTATCAGAATAAAACTGATTCATTATCTGACTCCAAACTTCCACATTCTCATCGCGAAATAGCTCACTTTGAAATGAAACACAAAGATAGGCCTGATTACTATTTGAAAAAGGGAATAATGGCATCCTTATCCACCAGTGAACTTGAAAGATTACCCTCTGATGCTACATCAAGTTTGTCACGGGAATGGAGAATGCAACAGAGTGAGACTACAGATTTATTTACTTTGCAGCCATCAGATGCTAGAAAGACATGTATCGAATGGGATGAAGATATGATAAATTTTGTAGCAAATAAAGATTCTCTTTTTGGCCAAAATCAGAACTTTTCTGAGAGAAACGCTACTGAAGTAGGACAAACTCATGGCCTGGTGCCCAGGATGAAGTTGGAAAACGTGCACTTTGATCCAAACTTAAGAGTTAAACTTCATAAGTCATCACGAGATGGGACGGATAACAGCTTAAAGTTGAACAAGGATGATCGGACTGTGACTAATCTATTGGAGCTTAGTCCAGTCACAGATGATGTTTTAGCTAAAGTAGCTTATTCATATGAGGAAGTGATGACTCATAGACAAAGTGGTGCTGATATAGAAAAATCCACCATATATGTCGAATCAGCGCAATTGGAAAATCATGATGGAAGTACTATGCTGAGAGTGCCGGTTGTTGTGGAGGATGTAACCGACAACTTGCCTCCTGACGTGCCTTCAGCTTCTGGAGTTGTCCCATTTGTACAAGATGAACCTAGTACAAGTGACACAGAATCAGAGCTGCTGGACCTAGATTCTGAGTTCAAG GATCCTATAGGTGCTGAAAAAGGTGAATTTATAAGTGAAACTGTGCTACTTGAAATGGAAGCAGGCATTTATAACTTGCAG ATCATAAGGAATGCTGATCTTGAAGAGTTACAAGAGTTGGGATCAGGTACATATGGAACAGTCTATCATGGGAAGTGGAGAGGTACAGATGTTGCTATCAAACGAATAAAAAAGAGTTGTTTTGCTGGAAGATCATCAGAGCAAGAGCGACTA AGCAAAGACTTCTGGAGAGAAGCTCAAATATTGTCTAAACTTCACCATCCAAATGTGGTAGCATTCTATGGGGTGGTTCCTGATGGACCTGAGGGAACATTGGCCACGGTAACTGAGTTCATGGTCAATGGTTCTCTGCGACATGTTCTTGTGAAGAAGGACAG AGCACTGGACCCTCGTAGAAAGCTTATGATTGCACGAGATGCTGCATTTGGAATGGAGTATTTACATATGAAAAATATAGTACACTTTGATTTGAAATGTGACAACTTGCTCGTCAATTTAGGCGATCCTAGACGACCTATATGCAAG GTAGGTGATTTTGGACTGTCAAGAATCAAGCGTAACACACTCGTTTCAGGCGGAGTAAGAGGAACACTTCCATGGATGGCTCCGGAGCTACTTAATGGTAGCAGTAGTCGGGTCTCTGAGAAG GTTGATGTGTACTCTTTTGGTATCGCAATGTGGGAGATCTTGACAGGGGAGGAGCCATATGCAAATATGCATTGCGGTGCCATTATAG GTGGAATTGTAAACAACGCACTTCGACCACCTATTCCTACACGGTGCGATGCTGAGTGGAAAAAGTTGATGGAGGAGTGCTGGTCACCTGATCCAGCATCAAGGCCATCATTTACAGAAATAACAAACAGGTTGCAAGTAATGTCCACAGCCATCCAGCCAAAGCGACATATTCCGGTTAAGAGATAG